The region GTTGTTTTGCCAGATGTTCCGCACCGTGTCGCGCCACTACATGACCGATTTCGTGTCCCAAAACTGCCGCCAGTTGCGCTTCCGAGGATAGGCGTCCCATCAAGGCGGCGGTGATGAAAATTTCTCCTCCCGGTAAGGCAAAGGCGTTGATGGTGCGCGGGTCGCGTAGCAGGTGGAAATCAAACGGATACTGCGATTTAGCGGCATCCGACCGTTGCGCCACTCTTCCTCCCACTCGATCGACATAATCTTGGAGTGTTTTGTCGGGGTACAAACCGCCATGTTTGGCGGCCATTTGCTGTCGCGCTTGCAGTCCCAGCGCAACTTCCTGACGCGGCGAGAGCTGTAGGCGCTGATTTTCGCCCGTAATCGGGTTATATACAGTGTGAGTGCAATAACCGATCAGCCCAAATGCGACGAGTATGACCGCAATTCCCAAACGCCACAGTTTTCTCACCGCTTTTCTCCCAACTGCTCGGTCAGAATTTTATCATACTTTTGGCAATAAAATTTCTGTCTTAAGGATACTGTTTTTTTGTTTTACCTTTCACGAGTTACAAATGATAGATAAACCGATGCGATCGCCTATTTTATCTTGACTGAATGTAGAGACGCTTCATGAAACATTTCTACATTGAGGAGCTAGTTAAATTATTGCTATCCAAAATGCCGAACTTACAATGGTTATTCCCAAACTCAAAAAGGCGGAAAAAACCATTTTTTTTATAAATGCGATCGCATCTTTTCATTGCTACTAAACTCATCCATATATTGATAAGTACTTCCCTATTATACAACCATCCATAGACGGATTATTTACTATCTCCAAAGTGCTACAAGTTATGTATTGCTAGATTTCAAACGGTGAAGCTCTCTGGATAACTCAAGCAAATTCATCTGTTTGGTAGTTACTTGCATTGAACAGAACTGTCGGGAGATATCTCTACTTATAAGATGGTTGCCAGTAGAGGTGTAAAATAACACAAAACCAGAATGTTTGGCGATGTAAAAAGACAGCTATAACTCCCACTTTCGTTATGTACTTGTTTCGCTCGATCTCAATAATTTAGGAGTTAGCAAAAAATGAATGATGGAAAAAAAGGCAAAATAGGCGTTTTGGTTGAAGAACATTTCGATGAAACTGAATATCGCCGATTTAATGAATTTTTCCCTCAACACGGCTACGATGTTGAGTATATTTCCAATCTTTGGAATCAGGAAAAAATCACCTTTAAAGGAAATGACCATACAGAGGAAGTAACCGTTACTGTTGATGTTAACGATATCGATCCCGCCGATTACAAAGGCATAATCCTCATCGGTGGTTACGCAATGGATCGTTTGCGATATCAAGTCAGTCCGAAACCAGGTGAACCGAATCAATCTCCAGCAGTAGAATTCCTCCGCAAAGCAGTACAAGCGATGGATGGTGGCGATCTAAAAGTTGGCACTATTTGCCACAGTATGTGGTTATTTTGTGCAGATCCAGAACTGATGAAGGGTCGCAAAGTTACCTGCGCTCACAACATCATTTGCGATGTTGAAAATGCCGGCGGAACGGTTATCTATGAAGGCGATAAAGCAGTTGCTACTTATATAGATGGTAACTTGATATCCGGGCAGCATCCAGGGGTTGTAGATGAGTTTATGAATCTCTTCTTGCAAGAAATTGAAAAGAAGGAAAAAG is a window of Aerosakkonema funiforme FACHB-1375 DNA encoding:
- a CDS encoding M48 family metallopeptidase; this encodes MRKLWRLGIAVILVAFGLIGYCTHTVYNPITGENQRLQLSPRQEVALGLQARQQMAAKHGGLYPDKTLQDYVDRVGGRVAQRSDAAKSQYPFDFHLLRDPRTINAFALPGGEIFITAALMGRLSSEAQLAAVLGHEIGHVVARHGAEHLAKQQLGSTLVTAVGVAVSDDERRAQQVAAIAQAVNQLVSLRYGRDDELESDRLGFRFITQAGYNPQGIVEVMQILGSARKGGQSPEFFSTHPNPENRVQKLQALVAQTYPNGIPPQLESGRENFAKYVQPRLPGS
- a CDS encoding DJ-1/PfpI family protein — its product is MNDGKKGKIGVLVEEHFDETEYRRFNEFFPQHGYDVEYISNLWNQEKITFKGNDHTEEVTVTVDVNDIDPADYKGIILIGGYAMDRLRYQVSPKPGEPNQSPAVEFLRKAVQAMDGGDLKVGTICHSMWLFCADPELMKGRKVTCAHNIICDVENAGGTVIYEGDKAVATYIDGNLISGQHPGVVDEFMNLFLQEIEKKEKVTA